TATCCTTAACTACTTTATAAACCAGGGTATGTATGTACCTTAGTGCtactaggtttttttttgggggggggctcatAATTTTGAGGGAGTGGTGTTCATCAAATGCACTGTAGGAGGTAGAGGAGCATTTGCTAGATGcccactgcccccaccccacctctaaCTGCTGAGTTGTGAAAAACAAAAGATGGCTCTGGATATTGGCAAATGTCCTTGGGCGGAGAGGAGGGGGGACAAAACCTATGTCACTCCAAGAAATTgttatcccatttttaaaaggtgtgAGAGTAAAGCAAACTAGGAAGAAGTCTTCCCTTGTGGCCTTTACCTTCCCTTGTCCATTTAAAGCCACTCCTCAGGGCTGACATACAGGGACCCTCAAGGATAGAACTTTGCACCCACCACCTTTTAAATAGGATACTGTTTCTCTGAGCAGCTTTTGTAACTGTTATCTATGCTGTCTCTTCCCGTGGGAACAGAGTGACTGAATTCTTGGAGTGGCTCCAGGGCCTCTGTGGCATGGGACTGTTCCAATGGATCTCACTAGGATGTCCCAGTGCCCCCTTTGCTTTGGTCTTTTCCCCGCCACAGACAATAGTGCCGGTATGTCTCTGAAACAGGTGAGCATTCTGACACGGGGCGGGAGGGGGGTGAAGGTCTGAGATGTGCAACCTGCCCACTGGTCAGGCCTGGAGCAGTTCCCCTTCTTTAATCGGGGTACCCGAGGAATCTAACCGTTGCAAGGAATGAGCAGTGtcagcctccctccccctgtGAGGAAGTTCTGACTCTGGGTCTTCCATCACAGCGGAGAGGCCGTGAGCAGACAGGCTTACCTGTGCTCCATCACTTTGCTTCTTGGAACCTCTTTCCAGAACTGACTCAGTTCTGTAGGCCCGGTGCCAGATGACTGCTCCATTTCGGCAGCCATGATCAGAAACCGGTCTTGAGCGGAGACAGTTAAGCCTGCATTTCAAAAGAGTAATTTAATCTCTGAGCTTGAACTgccatggggtgggggggtggggggtggggggctggattTGTGGCTTAAAGCAttattactatttaaaatatattttattatagaaaaacattttaaattgaaacatattttgaccatattcttcccctcccctaagtccttccagatcctctcccatccctaccccaccaaactttacattctttctcaaaaatcaaacaaaaccccaatACAACATCACCCtcccaaccaagaaaacaaaataaaccgcCACCCAGAAAACAAACACCCTACCCCCATCACCAAACTGTAACCAAAGAAAAGCACTCAAAAAATCCCCTGGAGTCCATTATATGCTGGAGTCAACTACTTctgaacatgagagagagagggagggagggagggagggagggagNNNNNNNNNNNNNNNNNNNNNNNNNNNNNNNNNNNgggagagagagagagagagagagagagagagagagagagagagagagagagagagagagagaaacagctcaCCTCCATGTGGAGAAACGACGATATCAACCGAAGCTCCGGGGTCGCAGCTGCTGTTGCTAGGCTTGACCCTGTACTTCTCTGGAGCTGTGGTTCTCACCTATTTAGAAACATAGTTACCACCTAATCACACGCTGTTTTAGGGGCAAGGCTTAGGAAAGGCTTTGACAAAAAGAGCAgctaataaacaaacagacaaggtTTGTGTAGATTGTTATTTGCCGTCACCAGAAAGATAAAAGTATCTACTTTTCAGCCCTATGGGCACTTGGCTTTGCCCCATCTCTTTGAGAAAGGTCTTTGTAGCCATTGCTGGTCCCAAGCTGGCTTAtgtggacaaggctggcctcaaactcatactgacacacctgcctctgcctctcatgaactgggattaagggcatgcactaTATCACACTTGGCCCTAGCTTTCCTCTTGTTGtatgatgcacatgtgtgtgcaggccagaggacaatcttcATTAGATAAAACATCTAATTTACCACAACACTGAAGGATAATACAATCCAATCAAAGGTGCCTTTTCTCTCACATGTGATAAAACTTGAGTGTAGTTTCTACTGAATACTAATGTGTCACCAAATATGAAGCTTAGGAGACCAAGCTCACTATCAGCCCTTCTACTAGGAGGGAGtacaggatgggggtgggggacaggacaCACAACAGCTGTTGATTGTTTGACTATAACTCTCTCCATTAGGAATGCCCCAAATCATCTGTCATTGACCCACCCTCATCATTTATTATGActtcaagattttctttttttaccttaAAGGCCACAATATTTTTTGTGACATTTGTCAACACTATCAGAGTTTTCTTCTCTCCAGATTCAATGCTTCCAAAATATAATTCCTCTGCTGGGCTAGGAGGAAAATAAAGAAGGCATTTGCAGTACTCAGACTAAACAGCACTGGATCCATGAGTCTAAAACCATGTTTGGCCGGTAGTTTATGCTCACTGGTATAAAGAGACTTCCTTACAGAAGATGGTAGCCAAAACAGTTACCTAAtaccattttatatattaaacttCCTGATGCTACGCATGCTAGGAAGCCCTATGGTTTTCCCTAAGgtcagaagaaaaatagaaaagggaaagaagagaattaCGAAGATGCTGAATTAATCCTACAATCAACACAATCTAAGGTGGCTCTGTTTAAACTCCTTGGGAGGTTATGGATTATTATCAAAACACAGAAGGCACCGCTGCTTCAGTGTTCCCTAATTACAAACAGATTAGCCACGAGTATCCTTTTTATACCAACAGAGAAGAACATAAGCTCAGAGAAAGATTATTAGGGATATATTTAAGTAACAGAATAATTTCTTACTACAGAATGGCTTTTCtgagaatagagaagaaaaaaatagacatggAAAGAAATAGTAGAGTAGTTCCAGAGGGCAGTTAAACTAGTAAAACTATTAAAGACTCGAGCTTCCAAATTTGCCATTAGTGGCTACTGGAATATCTACAACCTAAAATAAAAAGACTCAACTCAATGAAAAAATTGTGTAGTTTAATAGCATTAGCCAAACAGATCAAGTGCCTCAATACAACCAGAAGGACATCTGGGCTAGTATTTTTGCTTtaagtggacacacacacacacacacacacacacccttccaacAGGAAGGTTTTCAGACCCTTTAGGTAGCCTAGACTAGCCTTCAAGTGTGAGCCTCTTGCCTCTTAAGACTGCTGGAATTGAAAGCTTGCACTGGTAATCCTAGCTGCAGGTATGTTTCTGTTATGTTACATTAGACATGTCATACACATCAAGGATATTCACTAATCTAGAGAAGACATGTTTAAGGATGACCTTTCCCACCTTTGGGCAAGACATTCTAAGTGTAGAATTGCTCAGTCCTTTTTGGAGCTCAAAAGAACAGGAGATATGAAGGCACAGCAATGTCAAAGATGTCAGAGCACCTCCCAGTAAACAGTAGAAATATCACAGGCAGCATTGTGAGATGACACTGGTGAGGTCCTTGTGCATGTGAAGGAGAAGCTCTGTGACACTGATCGGGGCACGGGTAGTGGAGTCATGTCTACAGTGCAATTGTGGAAGTTGTCCTACTCTAACCTGCCTTTCCGGCTTCTGTCACCATTAACCCTCAAGAGTTGCAGGTGAGGATCTATGCTTTGGATGGGTCTACTGAGAAGCatggaacactgacttccagagtaGCAGACAAAAAAGTACAAACATATAAACTCCAAAGGAGGAAAATGGCAAAGAAACAACATGGGAGACAAAATTTACtcagatatatacacagacaatGACGATACATCCCACTCCAACAGTACTCAACCCATATGTAGACAAAACAGTTTTGTCAATTAGAGACTTTCAGATTAAATTCTGTAGCAGCCTGGCTGTATTGTTGAGGGATGATATACTCCAAACATAGTTACatataaaaagtttaaaggaaAGGGACAAAAAGGCCACATTAGGTCATCACTGACTAGTGTTGCTATAGCAATACTGAACATATTAATACAGGAAATAGCTCtcggcttcttttatttttcagtgttagGGATCAAATTCGGGGCTTCACATAATGCAGGAAAGCATTCTAACTATGAACTATATCCCCAGCTCCCTATCTGACTCCTCTGGATTAATAAATTGGAACAGAGAGAAACATGTCTCCCATTTGGGTTTAGTTAAAGCCTCATTCTTCTAGAGCAAGCTGGTCTTTCAGAAGGTCAGGTCAACAAACTCatctccttgtttttatttttccaagcaTCATTAAGATTTATTCAATATTCAATACTCCTATCCAAAGTGTGATGAGGGCTATGAGACGCACTCTGCAATAATAAAAACGATAGTTAGAAATGGTCACTAAGTCTGGAAAACAAGGCACATTGTACTCTGCACAAATTGTACTCTATTCTTAATGCCAGGGTAGAAGTTTTCTTAATCTTCTTAATCTTCTAGCATCCCAGCCTCGGTCAAGATGATCAAGATATGTTACAAGAAGGCAGTCAATTCAAACTTTGTTACCTGATGTGCAATAAGGGTCCTTTAAaaacactcaatggctttttaaaagttttcgtCTTTGAATCaactttttcattttcatcttttttggAAGCAGACTCAGTTGGGTTACTCTATACatcaaaaaaaatagaaacagaaacaaggtAGAAAGGATGAAGATGTTTTAGTTCTAGGAGCACAAATAACCATCTGGATTCAAAGCAAaacatagttttttaaaaacatgtttagcATGTCTGAATGACATGTTTAATGTATACTGACATGACCATGGGGAAATACTTATATGATTCCCTTATAAACAGGACAGACTTGACGGTTTCTGTTCTAAATTATAATGTACATATCAAGCAAGCTCTTGCTAAGTTTTGTGAGGAACAACAATTAACAAGTCCTTCAAAATGAAATTCAGAGGAACTGGATCTGGTGAAATTtcaaattaatcatttttattttgaatcttAAATACATTTTTGACAGATTCCTTCCAGATGTACTTCACCATGTTTTGTATGAAGTCACAGAGTTAGctctttataaatatatgatgCTGAAATTCAGTTCCCCTCATCCCttcttcatcttttatttttttttccaagaaaaatgtGGAGGCAAGGTAACTGGATTGGCTCAAGGACTCACTCACGGCAGAGCTTGGAAGACAGCACAGCActttcccccagtgctggggattgaacctagggtaTCATATATACTGGGTAAGTACTGTACCAATGAGCTATGTCCCAAGCTCTAGATGACAGCTTTTGACTCCATTATACTTGGATCCAAAACTTACCTTTTCGGACAGAGCTGGTTGCTCCTCAGTAGAAACCGTTTCCAAGGTTTCCTTACCATCACCTTCTATATCTTCCTTACTTGAGGTTTCATCCTCACTGGCAATTGGCCCATTTTCACAAAGTGGTGTCTGGAAGTCATCATCTACCAGTGGTGGGTAGCTATACTTGAATGGATCCTACATGAGACAACATTATCAGTCTGCTAGTAATGTGGAGAGAAATAATTCTCTTATGGTACACTGACAACTGGATTACTTTGGCCAAGAAAATAAGCATAATTATGAAGGAAAATGGGATTCATTtcaaactaggaaagggaaagagCAGTAAATAAAGATTAAGCCATGTAAGAAAAAACTTGAGTTAGATCTTTAGCTTACTCCACGCAAAAAATGGTCAGATGACTAAACACATTAAGTGTACTGTGTGTATCTTGTGTGATTTTTAAACCATAAAATTGTCCATTAAAACAGAAGaggaatgaaatgaataaatatctaaGTAGGGCAGACTGGTCTATACACAGGCAGTACAATAATATTGATAATTGGTTCTCTATGTGGTTCAAGGGTAGAATCATTCCCTAGCATGTTTGAGATCTTGGGTTCAATTACTagcacaaaacagaacaaacccaaATCAACTAaccaagtttttaaaacaaatacccaaaacccaaacaaaatatatattaaaaatatggctcagtgggcatAGTGATTGTTGAGCTAGCATGAAGAGCTGAACTTAGATCCCAGGTGAAAAGCCACGTGTGGTTGGTTATACttgcctttaattctagtactggGAGGTACAGACAGGAGGACCCTAGGGGATCAAATGCCAGCCAGTTTAGCTAATCTGTAAATTCTAGatgcagtgagagaccctgtctcaaaaaataaggtgtaAAGCAATACAGGAAGACATCTACTGTTGATCTGTAGCTTccatatgcaaacacatgcacttACAAACGTGCACACAGCCTTACACACCACACAGAATCAAACAAAAGGAAAGCCAAGTGATGACGATGTGGCTCGGTGGTAGATTGCTTACTGCTTTATCAGagagcagagttcagatccctgcaccaacatcaggcagctcacagaaaAGTGCACTCGTGACTCCAGCtcaaaggtattttttaaaatatcttttggcCCCCATGGGTacctgcacatatatgcacacaagtacacgcatgcacgcgcgcaaacacacacacacacacacacacacacacacacacgcaattttaaaaaacaaaactcatgtgGATAAACTAAACACAGGAGAGGTGAGTATGACAGCTATATGCCTATAATCTGAGTACTTTAGAGGTTGAAGATTTGGAAGTTTGAGGCGAGCTTGGGCTATAACAGACtgtgcctcaaaaataaaacatcaaaaggGGAAAATTGCAACAATGGTTTGCTTTAAATACAGGTGTAATATAGTACCCAACTCAGCATACAGTTTTCCTAGGTTCAAATACAAAGTGTAAAGTTTCTGAATAAGAAAGGTTCAGACTTCAAATTAAATTTGTCCGTTCAAGTCTCTTCTAATTAATGAAAACTAACAGGGACACTGAAAGCTAATGCTGTTAATCCTTGCTTCTCTTTCAATCCAATTGTCAGGCAGGCAAAATATGCTTACAATCATTTACAGAGGTTTCATACTTTAGGAAAAGTCACTTTCACATTCATTTTTACAGGTATGTAAattctagaacaacaacaaccaaccccccccccccgaaaaaaaaacaaaccaaagcttaATTGAAACAAAGAATCACCATGCAGTTCAGGCTGGTCCAgaacttttgattttatttttgcctcttgagtgctgggtaCAGGTGcgcactaccacacctggacaCAATATTAAGATTTCTAAACACACCCACTCGTTTCTGACctatgttttaagaaataaaaatcaattaaaaaaaaaaaaacaaaaaaaaattctgagggCTGGGCAatagcatttgcctagcatgaagCTGATTCGGGGTTTGATCCATTGAGCACAAGTTAAACCCTTCCAAACTTTGACAGCACACTCTTAAGGATACATTACATTAAAAGGATCACTGGGTACAACAGGCAGGGAAGAAAACCAAGGACACACATCAAAATCAAATTCAGTAACTTAAAGTTCATGAAACTGGAGGACTGCAGCCGTACACATGTGGAAGCTTGCACACACTGATTTAGAATGATTTCTAAAAGATGTTGTGAAGGGGAAAACAGGGAGGTACAATGCTGTACCAATACACTAACTACTTAAGAGATGAGTagggagggaaagtgggaaaatgaaagggggggggagagaaacctgatctgatattgggtgagggaaaaggactgaagccctgagggccagcagaaagaatggaaacaggcaacctcaggaaataggaggttgggggaagcccccagaatgcaccagagacctgggaggtgagagactctcaggtctcaaagggagggaccttagatgaaatgcccaacagtagggagagggaacttatagagcccacctccagcaggaagacagggcatcaagtgagggatggggttgtcatcccacagtcacatctctgacccataattgttcctgtctgaaagaattacagggatggagatggagaggagtctgaggaaaaaaaggtccagccacaggctcaaagtgggatccagctcaaggggagaccccaaggcttgacactattactgaggctatggagcgctcacaaaaaagggacctagcatgactgccccctcccaaagacccaacaagcagctggaagagtcagatgcagatatttgcacccaaccaatggacagaagcagctgacctctgttgttgaattagggaaggctgaaagaagctgaggagcagggtgatcctgcaggaggaccagcagtctcaattaatctggacctctgagatctctcaaacactggaccaccaaacaggcagcacacaccagctgatatgaggcccccaacacacatacagcagaggatttccaggtctgtgttcattcagagatgatgcacctaaccctcaagagactggaggccccagggagtttagaggtcaggtggggtggggggtgaggaaatcaacatggagacagggtggggtggggaggacgtgtgggatgtgaaacagtggaagagtggatgggggtggggtggatcaaatatggagtgtaaaaaaataaattaataaaaaatgttattatataAAAAAGAGATGAGTAGGAGGAAGGCTTCCATGCACTTGCCTACACCTGTCTACACATGCTAGGCACATCTCTAGAAATTAATCTATGAAATGCAACCACAGAAGGCAATAGGGTGCTTGAGACACGAGGAGGAGGAGACATTTTATGAAGAATTGTTTCTAAATATACTTTAGAATGCACACCCCCCCCACAGTTTAGAATCATATGTACACATAACCTATTCAAAAATCTAGTAAACTTTAAAATGTGAGTGGAAAATATCCACACCACTGCATCTTATTTTAGGGGtatccttcggaagagcagtcgggtgctcttagccactgagccatctcaccagccccactaaTCATTTTTTGCATTGATAGGGCCTacatctccctgggaaggggaaattgAATCGTGATTGAGACGTATTGTAtgggagaagaataaaaattaaacaaataaaaagatttgcttttttccttttgagtagATAGTACAGAATCCTAGTATTGTTCGGTGTTCTAAGGTAACAAGTTTCAATGTTGGTACTTACTGTCCCACCCATGTGGGGAGGCAGGTATTCCACACTGACATACTCCTGGATTTCATTTTTACTTGTAAACTTCAATAAGCTTACTGCTTCAGGGCCAAGCCAGCTTTTCACAATTTTGAAAGCAGCTGAGGAGAAAGAAGCGAATTACCTCACTAACATTGTCAAGCACTTTACTGTGTGCACTAACCCAGAGCTTCTGAAAGCCCTTTGAACTCGGAGCTGTTCTGCCTTTCTTCTGAGGCCAGACTCTTACCGTTCTTTAAGTCCAGTAGGTTTTGTGGTATGCATGTCAACTGCTCCATGGAGATCCAGGAAGCCTAAATTACCCTGATGTTCACTGAAAAGCTTCTCAGGGTCATGACCTGTGACCACATCCATCAGTGGCCTCAACAACTATGACTTTTAGACAATGAACTCAATGGCTCTGTGACTCAGGAAGGAACTGCATGATGTTGTGAAGAATCTTTTACGTCATGGCTCTTCTGATAAACCTTCAATATAAAATCCCTCCTCAAAGggaaaggcagaaacaggaggaagggGCCCTGCTCATTATGGGTGTGAGCCAGAACCAGCTTCCTTCCTGACTCCAAACTCTGCCCCTTTCCCAGGCTGTGCAGTTTATATAACCACGAGAAAGACTCTACAAGAATAAACTGCTACTAAACGTAGCTATTTGACAGCTACAATTCTGTCCTGTGTCATGTTATTAGTTTTaggtttaattaaaatattatttctaatgGGACATTTTAacctattttgaaaaaaaaaacctaaaagtatAATGCAGTAGTAAATATGCAAACGTGGCAGTAGACGTGAAAGCGGAAATCAGAATCATAAAACCCTTAAGTGTGCTTTAGAAAATCatggtttttctttattctggCTCCCTATGATTTAGGCTTCGGTTCAAGTACTATTTAAACTTTCCCTTTCAATTTAAAACAGCCTGTGACTTGACAGAATCGAAGTTATGTTATTGGAATTAAATGAAGTGttaagtctgatttttttttcatgccagCTTTATTGAAATAATTCACAACTGTTTCTAGCTGTGGGTTACCATAAAGGCCATTTGTCAGGCCAAAGAGCTCTGCCAGATGCAGTTAAAAACATTACCCTCACCTAAAGAGAGGTCTGGCttttgcttccagcttctgggaGGAAGCCATCCTGTTTGGTAGGATTGTCTCTTTTTGTTGGCCTGGGGGCCTTGGTGTAGTAGGAACAACATGACCTCGGATTAGAATAGGACTTGGCCATGAGAGAAAAACCAAATGTGATTTAAGCTAGGGCAGTAGGCCATAGAGCACCAGTAGGGACTAGACACAGGCAAAATCACTCATGCCTACATAATGAAGCCCCAAGACAATTGCTGATAACCAAGGCATGCAGCCTTCAGTGAATTTCCTTGGTTGGCACTACTCCCTGTATGTTGGTCACATCTATGCTGAGAGTGATCAGTTTCACATTTGGAACTCCTTTCTAAATCCTTTCCTTACAACAATGGTGAGCATCAGCTGTTTTCAGTGAGCTCTAGCTAGTGATCAAACATTTGAAAGCCATTTAGGGAACTTCTTGAATTTGTTGAAGGCAGTCCTATAGATTGATCGGATCCCTTTAAAATCGACTTGTTTCAACAGTACTTTCTGTtgctacttttaaaagttttatcatGAGAGGGTATTAGATTTTtggagtgtgtgtttatgtgtgtgtgtgtgttttcctctacTAAGATGATTCTGTAGTTTGGattcttcattttattaatatgatatattacaccgattttttttctttttactttgaacCAACTTTGCATCACCGAGACAAGTCCTATTTTGTCATGGCTTATAATGCTTtttggtgtgtggtggtggtggtggtggtggtgtgtgtgtgtgtgtgtgttgtgcttacatgtatatacatgtatgtagaagccagaagacaaccttaGGTGTCACAGCTCAATAGTTATCCACCTTGtctttttgggacagggtcttgctgtccTAAGATCATTGATTACATTAGAATAGCTCCGGAGTTCTGCTTATCCCTTCTCGAAACCCTCATTTCTCAGTGCTGAGGGATATAAGCCTGTGTTGCTACTATGACTGGCTTCTTTGTATAGATTCTTAGGGATTAAACTCAGTCTCAAGCACTCTGCCAGCtgtaatgctttttaaatttctttggcTATGGTTTGATAGTTTTGTCCTTCTGCAGTGCTAGGGGTGGAACTCAGGGCTCTACACAGGCCAAGCCAATGCTGTATCTCCAACTATAGTACACCAGACCATTGGTGCTGATGTTGGAAGGGGTTGCCACCTCCAGTTTTCCTGTTGTCTGATGTTTGGTAGCAGGATTGTATTTACTTATTACATTAAAGTTCTCCTTTGAGGCCTATTTTTAGAACTGTTTACAAAGGGTCAGAGTAAATTCTTTAACTATTTCATAGAATTTGCCAGAAAATTCATCAGGGCCTGAATGTTTTTTTGTgggatttaaaattttatttttatttttactttttaaaaatcaattaattaatttacttttggCTATGATTTGAGTCATCTTTGGCAGTTAAGGTCTTTCTAATAATTTACCAATTTCATATAGTTTTTGAAGTTCATTGCTATAACTATTTTTTATTCCCATGAGTCAGTAGTgatctggggtttttttgtttgtttgtttgttttttatctaacattttaataatgaaagcGTTTTGTTTGGTTAGTCTtcaccagtatttttttttttttagtctttacCAGTATTAAAAGGCTTGCCAATAAAGAACTTTTGAAAGCACCAAATTTCAGTTTACAGTGTTTCCCTATTGTTGGCTGCATATAACAGTGGACTTATGGAACACCAACAAAATCAATGTGAAGAAAAGAATTGCCTTTCAAATcacttgggaatttttttttcaatagccaTTTCAAAAGATTCTTAGCAAAATTATGGCTGTCAAAAAGGGCCATGTGACTTCAGTGATCTGGAGTGACTTTCAGATTTCTCCCACTTTGTCTTTCAACACTTGAACCAAGAGAAAACCTAGCCAATGCAAGTTTTGTAATTCACCTCGTGTGGGAAAGAGAATGAGGGTTCTTATAATTGTTTTACCCAAGTGTTGGAATAGCTTCCTGCTGATGTTAGAAAAAGCAAGTAGAAAACCTCCCAAGCTCTGAGGAGAGAATGGCAGCCCCATCTGTTTACAAAACACCCTTCCAGTACTCTGGCTCCAGCCTTTTAAGAGTCCCCAAGGATAATATGAACATGTTCCTAAACAGTGTTTAGAAACGTAGTTGAGTTGGCCAAGTAAGACAAAcgaaaatcaaaaaagaaaaacataataatatatactCACCATTCATTATCCAAGGCATATCAAAGATCACTATTTTtgctgaaagacaaaaaaaattcacTTCATGTGACTTAATCCCTCAACAATAGTCTATCGGTTTGACCTGACCTAGAAAAGGAGTAGCATATGAGAAATGTAGAGCTGGTTGGTTAGGGTCTAATTCAGGAACGTGTGAGTGGGGCTGGAACTGAACCATTGGCTCACAATGGGGAGGAGTCCCACTAATGCACAGTCACTGTTCTTTGGCAAACAACCCATCCCTCTGTTCATTTACTAGTTTAACGAAGGtacaaaagaaaatagttaaGGGGTCATGGGTATGATGTGCTAGATCAGTGCTGAAAGCAACTGTactttaaaaacaagatttaCATGTCTAATGTATGGCTTCAGTTACACATTTCCTTGAGATTACACTGTTGACTCGTCAAACTGCTGTCccttctctctgactctgagacacagaaattgtttcttttcttaattgttaATGAACTCTAGGAAGCCAAAATTTCTGAAGTACACACAACTGTTATTTACATACAGAGCTGAGAATGTTAAGTGGTCCTATAAGCAAatgtgagaaagaaatcagaaaccacaaAGGGGATTTGTGATAGCCGATTGAATCAATACGcaatttctctcttctccaagATGAGAATCCCCTAGAATATTATGTAAAACTAGCACAAAGTAAAATGTACAAAAAGAACTCGGTACCAGTAAGAGGTAGCTCAATGCTTAGTATTTCTGCTTTGGAGAGGGATGTAAGTAAGGTCTAATAGTTGGAGTTCATGACAGCTTTTGAAGAACAGTAAGTTTAAGACCCCATAAAACCCAATGTCTGCAAAACCACACAATTTCGATAGAACAGAGACATCATTTGCAATTAACTGAAATGAGCGATATTTCTATGTACCATTATATGAATCCATGAATTAATGAATAGTTCTTTCAAAACAATCCTGGACATACTTTATAGATAACAAATAGTTACACTTTTTCCCCTCAGAGGCTCATCACAAACTTAAATATTTCAGTCAATAGGTGTTTTAGAAGGCTGATTGCATTTTATAAAGTAATATTATACTGTTATTAGTACTATTTCTACATGGCTTATCCTTTAGATCGTTCaatatttcagttttgttttgtccatAAAAGAAGCAAGTTGATATCTTGAAGTAGTATTTCTTTAGTGTCCATTCATGGGCACCGCTTAGCAAGATTCAATGAATCAGGACATGTGCCAGATAGATAAGGAATTGTTGAATGTTCAAGTTTCTTAACCTGAatatt
This window of the Mus pahari chromosome X, PAHARI_EIJ_v1.1, whole genome shotgun sequence genome carries:
- the Mospd2 gene encoding motile sperm domain-containing protein 2 isoform X1, giving the protein MAENNAQNKAKLISETRRRFEAEYVTEKSEKYDPRDVERLQQDDNWVESYLHWRHNIVDETLKMLDESFQWRKEFSVNDLSESSIPRWLLELGGIYLHGYDKEGNKLFWIRVKYHIKDQKTIMDKKKLIAFWLERYAKRENGKPITVMFDMSETGLNSIDMDFVRFIINCFKVYYPKYLSKIVIFDMPWIMNAAFKIVKSWLGPEAVSLLKFTSKNEIQEYVSVEYLPPHMGGTDPFKYSYPPLVDDDFQTPLCENGPIASEDETSSKEDIEGDGKETLETVSTEEQPALSEKSNPTESASKKDENEKVDSKTKTFKKPLSVFKGPLLHISPAEELYFGSIESGEKKTLIVLTNVTKNIVAFKVRTTAPEKYRVKPSNSSCDPGASVDIVVSPHGGLTVSAQDRFLIMAAEMEQSSGTGPTELSQFWKEVPRSKVMEHRLRCHTVESSKPNSLMQKDSVSTMSDKTSEDLYLQLNRLLESNRKLEDQLQRSIWFQQLLLALTMVLLAFVVSFFYSLYN
- the Mospd2 gene encoding motile sperm domain-containing protein 2 isoform X2; protein product: MAENNAQNKAKLISETRRRFEAEYVTEKSEKYDPRDVERLQQDDNWVESYLHWRHNIVDETLKMLDESFQWRKEFSVNDLSESSIPRWLLELGGIYLHGYDKEGNKLFWIRVKYHIKDQKTIMDKKKLIAFWLERYAKRENGKPITVMFDMSETGLNSIDMDFVRFIINCFKVYYPKYLSKIVIFDMPWIMNAAFKIVKSWLGPEAVSLLKFTSKNEIQEYVSVEYLPPHMGGTDPFKYSYPPLVDDDFQTPLCENGPIASEDETSSKEDIEGDGKETLETVSTEEQPALSEKSNPTESASKKDENEKVDSKTKTFKKPLSVFKGPLLHISPAEELYFGSIESGEKKTLIVLTNVTKNIVAFKVRTTAPEKYRVKPSNSSCDPGASVDIVVSPHGGLTVSAQDRFLIMAAEMEQSSGTGPTELSQFWKEVPRSKVMEHRLRCHTVESSKPNSLMQKDSVSTMSDKTSEDLYLQFATSRCETDCSPP